Proteins from a single region of Ensifer adhaerens:
- a CDS encoding winged helix-turn-helix domain-containing protein, with product MSACPCPTCGQVLPPQTFAIDWEAGIVIAAGRFAQLTRSELAIFETLYQAKGQVKSKEHLLNAIASHVDDAPEIKIVDVFVCKIRKKIAGLGVSIETIWGGGYRLLPRKQEQAA from the coding sequence ATGAGCGCCTGCCCATGCCCGACCTGCGGCCAGGTGCTGCCGCCACAGACATTCGCTATCGACTGGGAGGCCGGCATCGTTATCGCCGCCGGCCGCTTCGCCCAGCTGACCAGGAGCGAACTCGCGATCTTCGAAACCCTCTACCAGGCCAAGGGCCAGGTGAAGTCGAAGGAGCATCTGCTCAACGCGATCGCATCTCACGTCGACGATGCTCCGGAAATCAAGATCGTCGACGTCTTCGTCTGCAAGATCCGAAAGAAAATCGCCGGCCTAGGCGTCTCGATCGAAACGATTTGGGGCGGCGGATACCGCTTGCTGCCCCGCAAACAGGAGCAAGCCGCATGA
- a CDS encoding winged helix-turn-helix domain-containing protein — MLVYGGQFLTLPRREAHILEFLLDRRGRTISKSTLFRELYRQDDEPETENVVESHVSKLRKKLLPLGLDITSERFKGYRLLVGRAS, encoded by the coding sequence TTGCTCGTTTACGGCGGGCAGTTCCTTACGCTTCCACGTCGTGAGGCGCATATTCTCGAGTTCTTGTTGGACCGCCGCGGCCGGACTATTTCGAAGTCAACGCTTTTTCGCGAACTGTACCGGCAAGACGACGAGCCGGAAACGGAGAATGTGGTCGAAAGCCACGTCTCCAAGCTGCGCAAGAAGCTGTTGCCGCTCGGCCTCGACATCACCTCCGAACGCTTCAAGGGCTATCGGCTCTTGGTCGGGAGGGCATCATGA